The region CTTGGTGATCAGCGACTGCCAGATGCCGGTCATGGACGGTTATCACATGGCCCGGGAAGTTCGTCGTCTTGAACGTGTGTCGGGCAGCCCGCCGATTTCGATTGTTGCGTTGACGAGCTGTCGCGGCTGGCAGGCCGCTCAGGCCTGTCTGGACGCGGGGATGAACGCCTGGGTACTCAAACCCCTGACCTTGGATCGATTGCACAAGGTTTTGCAGTGCTGGCTGCCAGCCGGAAAACTCATTCCTGCCATCGGGGCGACGGTCGCCTTGCCCCAGTCAAAATCACCGCCCTGCATGCCCGATCGCGCCAGTCTGATACGGAACTTCGGCTGTGGGCAGGCGCTGGATCAAATCCTCAGTACGTTGCTCCATGAAGCCAATGAAGACATGACGGTGTTGGCCCGTGCTCAACGGGCACAGGACATCCGCTTAACCGCCGACCGCCTGCATCGCCTGGTCGGCAGTGTGGCCTTTTTGGGGGCCAGCGATTTGGAACTGCGGGGTGTGGCGTTGATCGCCTCTGTCCGCACCTCGGGGGTCGTCGCCAACA is a window of Pseudomonas sp. DC1.2 DNA encoding:
- a CDS encoding response regulator — protein: MSADFSVNGSRPPWSIPRLQVAHSDYPRVLVVEDHSPYRVLLGAMLSTLEVRHELVVDGQAALNALGLRHFDLVISDCQMPVMDGYHMAREVRRLERVSGSPPISIVALTSCRGWQAAQACLDAGMNAWVLKPLTLDRLHKVLQCWLPAGKLIPAIGATVALPQSKSPPCMPDRASLIRNFGCGQALDQILSTLLHEANEDMTVLARAQRAQDIRLTADRLHRLVGSVAFLGASDLELRGVALIASVRTSGVVANKEALTDFYRDLRACLGYLSGL